From a single Daphnia pulex isolate KAP4 chromosome 2, ASM2113471v1 genomic region:
- the LOC124188678 gene encoding solute carrier family 13 member 2-like — protein MEIGRNLRRLCWFHILPYWRTFVVFLTPILLLPVPLIGTQEALTGYVVVIMAVYWMTEALPLPVTSLLPIIAFPLLGIMNTGQVCMNYFSETVVMFIGGLMVGLAVEYSNLHKRIALRVLMLVGTDPKWLMMGFMSVTMLLSMFVSNTGACAMICPIVEALVQELFHKDSKENEGEDKTQLTAEENQVVREEFADDDDDVRSRRARRVRVTLLLSIAYSANIGGTGTLIGSTPQLALKGIVEELYGEDNDLSFSSWMLVLMPAVLISTALTWVWLQFLLSGFKCQKQIENGVKSQSARVKNLIRTKYQELGPTSFNEKTILFLFPVLVMLWMFRDPKFIAGWGSLFSKKIGDSVPVLLIILILFILPIKPDFWCFRSAGSENERPKASPAMLTWEFMHEKLPWGLVLLLGSGFALSDASKISGLSKWLGHQLSALQVLPPFSILIICCMLTTWMTEIVSNTATANIVLPILAQMADTIHVNPLYLMIPAAATCCYTFVLPVGTPANAIVYNSARMKPLDMVKAGIVTKMMSVLILCVVMETIGRGIFPVNIIESSLNANNSTSL, from the exons ACTGGATATGTTGTCGTCATTATGGCAGTCTACTGGATGACCGAG GCCCTTCCTCTGCCCGTTACGTCACTGTTACCCATAATCGCCTTCCCGTTGCTGGGTATCATGAACACGGGTCAAGTTTGTATGAACTATTTCTCGGAGACCGTTGTGATGTTTATCGGAGGGTTGATGGTGGGTCTGGCCGTCGAATATTCAAACTTACACAAGAGAATCGCTCTCAGAGTGTTGATGCTCGTTGGAACCGATCCCAAATG GCTGATGATGGGCTTCATGAGCGTGACGATGCTTTTATCCATGTTTGTTTCCAACACTGGAGCTTGCGCTATGATTTGTCCCATCGTTGAAGCTCTGGTGCAAGAACTCTTTCACAAA GATTCTAAGGAAAACGAAGGAGAAGACAAAACTCAACTCACGGCCGAAGAAAATCAAGTTGTGCGGGAAGAGTTTGCAGACGATGA TGACGACGTGCGATCACGTAGAGCACGTAGGGTCCGCGTCACCCTGTTGCTTTCGATCGCCTATTCGGCCAACATTGGGGGCACTGGGACACTGATAGGATCGACCCCTCAACTCGCCTTGAAAGGAATCGTTGAAGA ACTCTATGGGGAAGACAACGACCTGTCCTTCTCTTCGTGGATGCTCGTCCTTATGCCGGCCGTACTGATAAGCACCGCTTTAACTTGGGTTTGGCTGCAATTCCTCCTCTCCGGATTCAAATG ccaaaaacaaatagaGAATGGAGTCAAGAGCCAAAGTGCTCGAGTCAAAAATCTCATCCGGACCAAGTATCAAGAGTTGGGACCGACCAGCTTCAACGAGAAAACGATTCTATTCCTTTTTCCCGTCTTGGTCATGCTGTGGATGTTTCGCGATCCCAAGTTTATCGCTGGATGGGGCTCACTCTTTTCAAA GAAAATAGGGGATTCCGTGCCTGTGCTACTgattattttgattcttttcattctgCCCATCAAGCCGGATTTCTGGTGTTTCAGGAGTGCTGGATCGGAAAATGAACGGCCCAAAGCCAGTCCCGCCATGCTCACATGGGAGTTCATGCACGAAAAGTTACCTTGGGGTCTAGTCCTTTTATTGG GAAGTGGATTTGCCCTTTCGGACGCTTCGAAAATATCGGGCCTTTCCAAATGGCTCGGCCATCAATTGTCGGCCCTACAAGTCCTACCGCCGTTTTCCATCTTGATTATTTGCTGCATGTTGACAACTTGGATGACTGAAATTGTCAGCAATACAGCCACCGCTAATATTGTCCTGCCCATATTGGCGCAAATGGCCGACACCATTCATGTTAATCCGCTCTATCTGATGATTCCAGCGGCAGCCAC TTGCTGCTACACGTTCGTCCTCCCGGTTGGAACTCCCGCTAATGCCATCGTCTACAACAGCGCCAGGATGAAACCCTTGGACATG GTTAAAGCTGGGATTGTGACTAAAATGATGTCTGTTTTAATTCTCTGCGTCGTGATGGAAACTATTGGCAGAGGCATTTTCCCGGTGAATATTATCGAGTCTTCCTTGAATGCGAACAATAGTACATCACTGTAG
- the LOC124188682 gene encoding caspase-2-like: MEQCDQDTILRSLVDLTKLLDLNPTFLSLLQQKYRIFSPEMVEDILKNETPQLEFCFMLVRRGPNAFNNFLGALQETNQTDVLRVLEMTRANLSQPPNLFIHSRESSNAINIRRRNQSGENRDNSNGDFSSANVQFSSSLPGCEEYRRRVLQPARYVEVDPFTPVTRERSSSFRSALVTDAAPDYNLLDIRVTIGEEIKGLGQDIYPNRHISPRGLALIMNFEKFNGNIVGQRIGSEKDVIHLDQLLQQLGYKVIIKSDLTWMEMNDELESFTKSEDHIVADSVIVAVMSHGKSGSHDEGTLIYTKDCKFFSSEDLLRRFNNLNCPLLKGKPKIFFFQFCRGDNIDIGHRVSPIIFQSGRTVTDGNPVPTSPTEIERSYGDMLITYSTLPGYVSYREESEGTWFIKALSLTFMRDAHECHVDRLLQIVDEQIRHWTGTKNGKQTLEIIKRGFNRKFYFNPGLWK, from the exons ATGGAGCAATGCGACCAAGACACCATACTGCGCTCCTTGGTGGATTTGACCAAGCTTCTCGACTTGAATCCTACATTCCTCTCTCTCCTGCAGCAGAAATATCGGATCTTCTCCCCCGAAATGGTCGAAGACATTTTG aaaaatgaaactccACAACTAGAGTTCTGCTTCATGCTTGTTAGGAGAGGCCCTAATGcctttaataattttttgggtGCCTTACAAGAAACCAATCAAACTGATGTTTTGAGGGTGCTGGAGATGACTCGGGCAAACCTCAGCCAACCTCCCAATCTGTTCATCCATTCCAGGGAATCATCGAATGCTAttaatataagaagaagaaatcagagTGGAGAAAATAGAGACAACAGTAATGGAGATTTCAGTTCTGCAAATGTGCAGTTCTCTTCCTCTCTACCTGGTTGTGAAGAATACAG GAGAAGAGTGCTTCAACCTGCTAGATACGTTGAAGTGGACCCCTTCACCCCCGTCACCCGGGAGCGTAGCAGTTCGTTTCGCTCTGCTCTTGTGACCGATGCCGCTCCCGATTACAATTTGCTAGATATTCGCGTGACGATCGGAGAAGAAATCAAAGGTCTCGGCCAGGACATTTATCCGAATCGACACATTTCTCCCAGGGGCCTGGCCTTGATtatgaattttgaaaagttcAACGGCAACATTGTTGGACAGCGTATTGGATCGGAAAAGGATGTTATACATCTCGACCAGCTGCTGCAGCAACTTGGCTATAAAGTCATAATCAAATCTGATTTGACTTGGATG GAAATGAATGACGAGCTGGAATCATTTACCAAAAGCGAGGACCACATTGTAGCAGATTCCGTGATTGTAGCCGTGATGAGTCACGGAAAGAGCGGATCCCACGACGAAGGAACTCTCATCTACACCAAGGACtgcaaattcttttcttctgaagATCTGCTCCGCCGATtcaacaatttgaattgtccTTTGCTCAAAGGAAAAcccaagattttcttttttcagttttgccg GGGTGATAACATCGACATTGGCCATCGAGTTTCTCCCATAATTTTCCAATCTGGTCGCACTGTTACAGATGGCAATCCCGTTCCGACATCTCCAACAGAAATCGAGAGATCATACGGTGACATGCTCATCACATATTCAACGCTTCCAG GCTATGTTTCATATCGCGAGGAAAGCGAAGGTACCTGGTTTATCAAGGCTCTCAGTTTGACATTTATGAGAGATGCTCATGAATGCCACGTCGATCGTCTACTGCAAATA GTGGACGAGCAGATTCGTCACTGGACTGGGACGAAAAACGGGAAGCAAACTTTGGAAATCATCAAGCGGGGTTTCAACCGCAAGTTCTACTTCAACCCTGGGCTCTGGAAATGA